One genomic segment of Deltaproteobacteria bacterium includes these proteins:
- the hemW gene encoding radical SAM family heme chaperone HemW translates to MRGIYVHVPFCARKCGYCDFYSVVSGEEAKDGFAGLVAREIELLLRDHPSEADVPADTVYFGGGTPTVLGASRLVALLSAIRRRLPLADGSEITVEANPGTVTGDDFLRLRDGGFTRVSLGVQSFRPATLSALGRIHSVDDVRAAYRDARRAGFSSVGIDLIFGNPGQSQDDWQADLDRAVTFLPDHISAYALAPEPGTPIHGSIARGEIALPDDDAVARMYEAARETFSATGYRHYEISNFSRPGKECRHNMKYWRREGYLGLGPSAHGLFFPKATGPWGVRTENPPSLDEYSRVLGEGRLPWSHVESGDRDRAWIDFLIFGLRLQEGISLVEGEKRHGPPPSALRGAVDRLIDSGMLLREADRIRIPENHWFVSNEILRRIT, encoded by the coding sequence ATGCGGGGGATCTACGTACACGTTCCGTTCTGCGCGCGGAAGTGCGGGTATTGCGACTTCTACTCCGTGGTGTCCGGCGAGGAGGCGAAGGATGGGTTCGCGGGCCTCGTCGCGCGGGAGATCGAACTCCTGCTGCGCGACCATCCCTCCGAGGCGGATGTCCCGGCCGACACGGTGTACTTCGGCGGGGGGACGCCGACCGTGCTGGGCGCTTCCCGGCTCGTCGCGCTCCTTTCGGCGATCCGGCGACGGCTCCCTCTCGCGGACGGATCGGAGATCACCGTCGAGGCGAACCCGGGGACCGTGACGGGGGACGACTTCCTCCGGCTTCGCGACGGCGGGTTCACCCGCGTGAGCCTCGGGGTCCAGTCGTTCCGCCCCGCGACGCTATCGGCGCTCGGCCGGATCCATTCGGTCGATGACGTGCGCGCGGCGTACCGGGACGCGCGGAGGGCGGGTTTTTCCTCCGTGGGGATCGACCTCATCTTCGGAAACCCGGGGCAGTCGCAAGACGACTGGCAGGCCGATCTCGATCGGGCAGTCACGTTCCTTCCGGACCACATCTCCGCGTACGCCCTCGCCCCCGAGCCGGGAACGCCGATCCACGGATCGATCGCGCGCGGGGAGATCGCCCTGCCGGACGACGACGCGGTCGCCCGGATGTACGAAGCGGCGCGGGAGACGTTCTCCGCCACCGGGTACCGCCATTACGAGATCTCGAACTTCTCCCGGCCGGGGAAGGAGTGCCGCCACAACATGAAGTATTGGCGCCGGGAAGGGTATCTCGGCCTCGGCCCTTCGGCCCACGGCCTGTTCTTCCCGAAAGCAACGGGACCGTGGGGCGTCCGGACCGAGAACCCGCCGTCCCTGGACGAGTACTCCCGCGTCCTGGGCGAGGGGCGACTCCCCTGGTCGCACGTCGAAAGCGGCGACCGGGATCGGGCGTGGATCGATTTCCTGATCTTCGGGCTGCGGCTTCAGGAGGGGATTTCCCTCGTGGAGGGGGAGAAACGGCACGGCCCCCCGCCTTCGGCGCTGCGGGGGGCCGTGGACCGGCTAATCGACTCCGGGATGCTTCTGCGCGAGGCGGACCGGATCCGGATACCGGAGAATCACTGGTTCGTGTCGAACGAAATTCTCCGGCGGATCACCTGA